CGGTTCCAGCACCACGATCGGCCGCTCGGTACCGTCGTCGAGAATCTGCGCCGCCGCGCGCAGGTGTGTGCGGGCGGTGTCGAGCTGCCCGGTGGAGATGTAGGTGAGCCCGCAGCACGCGTCGGCACGACAGTCGGTGGTAGTCCCGGCGTCGCCGAGTACTCGCCGGGCCGCGCCGATCACCTCCGGCCGGAAGCCGCGAGTGAAGGTGTCGGCGAGCAGGACGACGGCCGCCGACTCGTCGCGCGGGCCGAGATTGGCCCGGACGGCCTTGCGCGAGGCGAACTCCGGGATCTCCCGGCGGTCGGTGAGCCCACCGAGCCGGGCGCCGATGCCGGCCAGCCGGGTGCGGGCGAGTGCATTGACCACCGGGGCGGCCCGCTCGGTGAGGCGCAGCCACAACGGGAGACGTCCCAGCGAGTGGTGCGAGAGCGGCCTGCGATGTGTCCGGTAGTAGTGATCGAAGAACTCGGACCGATACGTCGCCATGTCCACGCCCACCGGGCAGTCCGTCGCGCACGCCTTGCACGACAGGCACAGGTCCAGCGATTCACGCACGTCCTCGGACGCCCACCCGTCGGCGACGGTGGGAGCGGTACGCACCATCTCCTGCAGGGCACGGGCGCGGCCGCGGGTGGAGTCTTTCTCGTCCCGGGTGGCCCGGTAGCTGGGGCACATCACTCCCCCGGTGTCGGCGCGGCATCGACCCACGCCGATGCATCCCTGCACCGCGTGAACGAAGTCGGCGACGGGAACGCGGTGGCTCGGGGTGAGATCGAAGCTGGTCTGCCACTCACGGGGGCTGATGCCCTCCTGGGACAGGTCGGCCATGAACGGTTCCGGATCGACGATCGCGTGCGGGCCGAGCAGGGCATTCGGATCCCAGATCCGCGCGAACCGGGCGAAGGCCTGCATCATCCGGGACGAGTACATCATCGGCAGCAGCTCGGAGCGGGCCCGGCCGTCCCCGTGCTCGCCGGACATCGACCCGCCGAAGTCGACGCACAGCTGCGCGGCGCGGCGGACGAACCGTTCCATCACGTCGCGTCCCTCGGGTGTGCGCTGATCGAAGTCGATCCGGATGTGCATGCAGCCGGCGCCGAAGTGGCCGTAAAAGATTCCGGTGAGCCCGAACTCGTCGAGGAGGGCGGTGATCGCGACCAGATAGTCGGCGAGCTGATCGGGCGCGACGGCCGAATCCTCCCACCCGGTCCAGGATTCGCCGCCCTCCTCGAGCCGTCCCGAAAGCCCGGCGCCGTCCTCGCGCACGCGCCACAGGGAGGCACGCTCCCCCGCGTCGTCGACCACACGGGAGTCGACCAGCCGTCCGTTCGCGTGGAGCTTCGCGATCAGGTCGTCACGGCGGTCACGTACCTCGGCGGGGTCGTCGCCGTCCAGCGAGACGTACAGCCAGGCCGCGCCGTCCGGAAGCCCGACGACGGAATCGGTTCCCCGGCGCCAGCGCATGGTGTCGACGATCTTGGAGTCGATGCCCTCGAGTGCGGCCGGGTGATAGTCGAGGATCGTGGTGGTGTCCCGAGCCGCATCGACGATGTCCCGGTAGCCGAGGCACAGCAGGATCGCGTTGGGCGGCACCGGGACCAGCTGTACCGTCGCGGCAACCACGATCACACAGGTTCCCTCGCTGCCCACCAGGGCGCGGGCGACGTCGAAGCCGTTCTCGGGGAGCAGGTTCGCCAGGTGAAATCCGGACACCTGCCGGGGGATGCGGCCGAGCTCGAGCCGGAAGTCCGCGAGGTGGTCGGCGGTCAGGGCCGTCAACTCGTCGGTGAGCATCTCCGCCGCCTCGACCGCCGCGTCGTCGGCGGGATCCGTGGCCCGCAGGCCGGTTCGGGTGGCGGTCAGGCGATGTCCGGCAGCGGTGACCAGATCGAGTGCGAGCACGTGATCACTGGTACGCCCGTACCGGACCGAGTGGTTGCCGCACGCGTCGTTGCCGATGGCGCCGCCGACCGTGGCGCGGGACTTGCTCGACGGGTCGGGTGCGAAGGTCAGGTCGCCGCTGCTCTCGGCCTGCACGGCCGCCTGCAGGTCGGTGAGCACGATGCCCGGCTCGACCACCGCGGTGCGCGCGGTGGCGTCGATCTCGACGACACGGTTCATGTACCGGGAGAAGTCGAGGACAACTCCTCTCCCGATGGCGTTGCCTGCCAGCGAGGTTCCGCCGCCGCGCCCGGTGATCGCCAGCCCGCGGGACGCACAGCCGCGGACGACGGCGACGACGTCGGCCGGGGTTCGCGGGAACACGACGCCGACCGGCGGCACCCGGTAGTTCGAGGCGTCGTAGGAGTATTCCGCGCGGCGGCGGCTCGACGTGTCGAGCGCGACACCCTGGGCGGCCAGCTCGGCCTGCAGGTCGGCGTATCCGGTCAGTGCAGCCCCGCTTTCAATGCCGCACCGAACCTGGCCAGGCCCTGGTCGATCTCGTCGGGCGTGACCGTGAGTGCGGGAATGACGCGGACGACGTTGCCGTACCCGCCACAGGTGAGGAGCAGCAGGTCCTCGTCGACGCCGGCCTGCTGAACGGCCAGAGCCGCTGCGCCATCGGGGGTCCCGTCGGCTGCGGTGAACTCGACACCCTGCATGAGTCCGAGGCCTCGGACGTCGCCGATGCGCGGGTACTGCTCCTTCAGCTCCCGCAGCCCGGCGGCGAGTTGCTCGCCGCGCTCACGCGCGTTCTCGACGAGCTGCTCGTCCTCGATGACGTCGAGCGTGGCGACCGCAGCCGCCGCGGACACTGCGTTGCCGCCGTAGGTGCCGCCCTGCGACCCGGGCCATGCCTTGCTCATCGTCTCGGTCGAGGCCGCGATGGCGGAGATCGGGAATCCGGAGGCGATCCCCTTCGCCGTGATGAGAATGTCCGGGGTCGCATTCGAGTGCTGATGCCCCCAGAACTTGCCGGTACGTCCGACACCGGCCTGCACCTCGTCGATGACGAGGGCGATGCCGTGGGCGGTGGCCCGCTCCCGGAGCCCGTCGAGGAAGCACGGTGGGGTGGGCAGATAGCCACCGTCGCCGAGCGCCGGTTCGATGAGGAATGCCGCGGTGTCCGAGGGAGACGAGACGGTCTGCAGAATGTGGTCGAGCTCGCGCAACGCGAAGTCGACGGCCGTGTCCACGTCCCACCCGTAGCGGTAGGCGTAAGGAAACGGCGCGATGTGCACGCCGCTCATCAGAGGGGCAAAGCCGCTGCGGAAACGCGTACCCGCGGTGGTGAGCGATGCGGCGGCGACGGTGCGGCCGTGGAAACCACCGTGGAAGGCGATGATGTTGGGCCGGTCGGTGGCCATGCGCGCGAGCCGGACCGCAGCCTCCACCGCCTCCGCGCCCGTCGTCGCGTAGAAGACGGAATCGAGACCGGCAGGCAGGTAGTTGCCCAGCTTGTCGGTGAGCTCCAGCAGCGGCTTGTGCATCACGGTCGTGTATTGGGCGTGCACGATCTTGCCGACCTGCTCCTGCGCGGCGGCAACCACGCGGGGATGACAGTGACCGGTGCTGGTCACCCCGATCCCGGTGGTGAAGTCGAGGTAGCTGCGGCCGTCGGTCCCGTAGATCCAACTGCCCAGCGCATGGTCGACCACCACGGGAGTGGCCTGCTTGAGGATGGGGCTCAGCGTGGTCATGGGGTCCATCGTCGTGGCGCGGGCGAGGATTGTCAACAATTGACAACTCTGGCGTGGACTGGTGCACCAGGAGGCGGTCGTCGCAGGCGGTGTGGACAATCGCTACCGGTACAGCCATTGCGACGTTCCAGAGCGCGTGCGACGACTCCGTGGTCGGTGGCGCGTAGCGCAGCCCCCGAGCATCCGCGCACGTTGCACCCTGCGCGACGCGGCAGGAACCTGCGCAGATGCGATAGCCTTTGGCCGTTCATTCTCCATCTCGTCTTCAGGGGGGCACGTTGAGCGACGAGCAATTGCGCGACGTCACGGCCGAGTTTCCACCCGTGGTGTACCTACCGTGCCAAGAACATGTCAGCGATCCGCAGGACGCCGTGATCGACATGCGTACGACACGGGACGGACGGACAGCGGTACTCACCTACTCGGCGCTGGACCGGCTCAAGTCCTGCTGCGGTGACGACCAGCCGTGGTTGGTGGCTCCCTCTGCGTTCCTCGAGCAGCTTCGCGCGATCCGGCCCTTCGATCTCGTTCTGCTCGACGTGGAGATCCCCGAGCACGAGCGTCGGAGGTCGACGACGTGACCGTCTACGTCGACCACGCGACCCTGGACACAATCGCTCAATCGTTCAGCGGCGCGAGCAGCGAACTGGACGGAGTTGCGGCTTCCGCGCCGGAGTCGATCGACGGAGGGGACGCCACTGCCGCCGTCCTGGGAATCCTGTCCCGACTGATGCACGATGCGGGGCAATTGGTTGTCGGCCTCGATGCCGCCGGGCAGGCCGTCGCAGACGCTGACGCGAAGTATCGGGAACAGGATGTCGAGACCGCCGACGCCCTGATCGAGGCGTGGTCGGATCACGAATGAGTATCGAGACGCTCATCGAGGGAAATCCGGACAGTATTCGCACCGCGTCCGACTGGCTGCGCGGGTCTCTCGCCACCGGTATCGACACCGCAGTGGAGTCGATAGATGCTTCGCGCTCGGCGGCGGACGGCGGCTGGGACGGGGAAGCGGGAGACAATTTCTCCGAGAAGATGAAGTCGGCCGGCAACAAGGGCAACGACCTTTCCTCTGCCGCCCGCGAGTCCGCAACGTCCATCGACGATGCGGCAGCCGCCCTACAGACGGCGCAATCGATGATGGAACAGATCCGCTCCGACGCTGCTGCCGCGGGCCTCACCGTCAACGGAACCGTCATCGAACACCCCGGCGACGCTCCTCCGACGCCGATCTCGCCACCCACCGGCGATGCCGCGACACCGGCCGCCGTCAGCGCCTACAACGCCGCGGTGATCGCGGCGGAGGAGTACGCGAGGAAGGCCGAGGCGTACGAGGTTGCCGAGGTCGAAGCCGCGGCTGCCCGCTCGAACTGGGAGGAAGCGCTGAAACTCTTGGTCGGCGCCTTCGAGGCATCGACCACCAAGACATGGTTCCTGATCGCGGACATGATCAGCGCCCATGCCAACGCATGGACCGACCTGAATCCCTATCTCATGGGTAAGCGTGCCGAACTCCTACGCATAGACGGAATCAAGTACCTCGAACTGGCGCGGAACGCCGGCCCCGGAACCCCGGCCGCAACCGTGTATCGCGATGTCGACCTGGGCAGACAGTTCCTCCGGCAAGCTGACGAACTCGTCGATGCAGCCGCGGACAGCGCCAAAGCGACTGACGCTCGTGGGCTGAAGCTCGGCGGCGCATTCGCCGCAGCAGGTGTTGCATACGACATCTACGACGGAAAGCCGGTCGACCAGGCTCTGGTTTCGGGCGGGCTCGGTTTCGGAGCATCGGTTGCTGCGGGCGCACTCATCGGTACCGCCATCCCGGTTCCTGTGCTAGGAACCGCAACCGGCGCAATTGTCGGTGCCGGTGTCGGCATCTTCACCTCGGGAGCGATTGATTCAGTGTTCGACAATGGGCTCGACGTCGGGAAGGCGCTGAGCAGCGGAGGCAGCGCAGTCGCGGACACGACGAAAGCGGTCGGGGGGGTGTTCAGCGGTGCGTGGAATGCAATCTTCTGAAGCCACCCGACCGGCGGAATGGCCGTCGGGAAACTGGAGAACCCTCCGGGAGCGGATCAAACTGGCATTGGCGGCCGTGTTCGGCGCGGTAGTCATGTTCGTGTGTGCGGCCGGGGTGGTAGTGATGCTCGACGAGGGAAGCCCTCAGTCGGCTAAGTA
This genomic interval from Rhodococcus triatomae contains the following:
- a CDS encoding FAD-binding and (Fe-S)-binding domain-containing protein, with product MTGYADLQAELAAQGVALDTSSRRRAEYSYDASNYRVPPVGVVFPRTPADVVAVVRGCASRGLAITGRGGGTSLAGNAIGRGVVLDFSRYMNRVVEIDATARTAVVEPGIVLTDLQAAVQAESSGDLTFAPDPSSKSRATVGGAIGNDACGNHSVRYGRTSDHVLALDLVTAAGHRLTATRTGLRATDPADDAAVEAAEMLTDELTALTADHLADFRLELGRIPRQVSGFHLANLLPENGFDVARALVGSEGTCVIVVAATVQLVPVPPNAILLCLGYRDIVDAARDTTTILDYHPAALEGIDSKIVDTMRWRRGTDSVVGLPDGAAWLYVSLDGDDPAEVRDRRDDLIAKLHANGRLVDSRVVDDAGERASLWRVREDGAGLSGRLEEGGESWTGWEDSAVAPDQLADYLVAITALLDEFGLTGIFYGHFGAGCMHIRIDFDQRTPEGRDVMERFVRRAAQLCVDFGGSMSGEHGDGRARSELLPMMYSSRMMQAFARFARIWDPNALLGPHAIVDPEPFMADLSQEGISPREWQTSFDLTPSHRVPVADFVHAVQGCIGVGRCRADTGGVMCPSYRATRDEKDSTRGRARALQEMVRTAPTVADGWASEDVRESLDLCLSCKACATDCPVGVDMATYRSEFFDHYYRTHRRPLSHHSLGRLPLWLRLTERAAPVVNALARTRLAGIGARLGGLTDRREIPEFASRKAVRANLGPRDESAAVVLLADTFTRGFRPEVIGAARRVLGDAGTTTDCRADACCGLTYISTGQLDTARTHLRAAAQILDDGTERPIVVLEPSCAAAFRTDLPELVHTDSARRVAARVRSFADHVVHLAADGWVPRTAVPDAVTVQTHCHEYSAFGAATQRKALAAVGVTQVREATGCCGVAGNFGFEKDHYELSMKVAEQALAPALRADTAPVLTDGFSCHMQVRQLDPTRSSLHLAQILDPAPPTPSTLDGGGYR
- a CDS encoding aspartate aminotransferase family protein; protein product: MTTLSPILKQATPVVVDHALGSWIYGTDGRSYLDFTTGIGVTSTGHCHPRVVAAAQEQVGKIVHAQYTTVMHKPLLELTDKLGNYLPAGLDSVFYATTGAEAVEAAVRLARMATDRPNIIAFHGGFHGRTVAAASLTTAGTRFRSGFAPLMSGVHIAPFPYAYRYGWDVDTAVDFALRELDHILQTVSSPSDTAAFLIEPALGDGGYLPTPPCFLDGLRERATAHGIALVIDEVQAGVGRTGKFWGHQHSNATPDILITAKGIASGFPISAIAASTETMSKAWPGSQGGTYGGNAVSAAAAVATLDVIEDEQLVENARERGEQLAAGLRELKEQYPRIGDVRGLGLMQGVEFTAADGTPDGAAALAVQQAGVDEDLLLLTCGGYGNVVRVIPALTVTPDEIDQGLARFGAALKAGLH
- a CDS encoding SAV_915 family protein — its product is MSDEQLRDVTAEFPPVVYLPCQEHVSDPQDAVIDMRTTRDGRTAVLTYSALDRLKSCCGDDQPWLVAPSAFLEQLRAIRPFDLVLLDVEIPEHERRRSTT
- a CDS encoding DUF1269 domain-containing protein — translated: MSIETLIEGNPDSIRTASDWLRGSLATGIDTAVESIDASRSAADGGWDGEAGDNFSEKMKSAGNKGNDLSSAARESATSIDDAAAALQTAQSMMEQIRSDAAAAGLTVNGTVIEHPGDAPPTPISPPTGDAATPAAVSAYNAAVIAAEEYARKAEAYEVAEVEAAAARSNWEEALKLLVGAFEASTTKTWFLIADMISAHANAWTDLNPYLMGKRAELLRIDGIKYLELARNAGPGTPAATVYRDVDLGRQFLRQADELVDAAADSAKATDARGLKLGGAFAAAGVAYDIYDGKPVDQALVSGGLGFGASVAAGALIGTAIPVPVLGTATGAIVGAGVGIFTSGAIDSVFDNGLDVGKALSSGGSAVADTTKAVGGVFSGAWNAIF